ACGGCATTACCAGGGTTGTAATAACGCCTATAATACCTAAACAACTCATCCCTAGACACCCTGTTTAGGTCACTTCTCAATCCAGCGACTGCGTACCTATATGGGTGTACGTCCCAGGCAATCATCGATGCCCTATACACAAGCCTAAAGTCTGGGTCGTTCTCATTCATGTCAAATTCACTGAGTACAATCTTCCTCTCCAACTCGAATTCGCTTGGGTCAAACACCGCATTGGTCATCCTCTTACTCTCGATCTCAAAGCCCAACTCGGCATATTCCGCGGGTAGTACTTCGACGTAGACCGTATAGTCGTAGTTCGTAAATCCATTAAAGTAGCCGCCAACCCCCTCAACGAGTTCGTCCACGCTACCCCTTAACCCTTCGATCTTCCTGAAGAGCATGTGCTCCACTAGGTGTGAGCCTCCGAATATGCCGGGGTACTCGTTCTTGGCGCCTACGTTGTAGAAGACATAGATCGCGGCAACGTCAATAGGCATGTGGTGTACAATTACTGTTAATCCATTACTCAGCCTTGATAGACTCACCATCAAAGGGCAATAAGGTAAGTATCAATAAAAGTGTTGCGAGTAATGAATATCGAGCCAACAAAACAATGAAGCGTTAATAGGTTTACTTATTCACCCTTGATTCTTTATGAACCAGGGAAAGGCTTTTTACCATATAATAAATGGATGAGTTAGTGACGAGTTTAGAGCCCACTGAATATGTTTCCCTGCGTTAAATGATGAGAGGCTGAGAGCTGAGTTATGAATGGTCTTGCAATAATTGAATGAATACGGTTTGGTCGGGTTTGAATTTGGAGAAGTTAGGTGTTCCTGAGGAGGAAATGCTAATCAACTAGTTCTATCTCTATTTTTATGTTTTCGGGGACCCTCATCCTCATTAATTGCCTAATGGCCCTCTCGTCAGCATCCATATCTATTAATCGCTTGTAAATCCTCATTTCCCAATGATCAAACGTGTGGTATCCCTGACCACTCGGTGCTCTTCTCACAGTTACCAGGAGTCTCTTCCTGGGTAGTGGTATTGGTCCTGAAACCTTAACACCGAGCTTCTTGGCTATGCCGACTATTTCACTGGCTAGGTCATCAACCTGCTTACTGTCTGTTCCCCATATGCGTATTCGCGCCTTTCTCGGCATTAATCATCACACCTTAATTTCAATCTTCTTAGGCTTAATCTCGATTATCTGCCCAGCGGCTATTGTCCTACCCATATCCCTTAGGGCGAACCTACCAAGCCCTGGGAAGTCGCTGAACTTCTCAACAACCACATCCTTAAGTGGTTTTAGCCTAACGATAGCAACATCACCCTGCTTAATGAACTGCGGCTTCTGCTCCACGGTCTGACCAGTCCTTGGATCTAACTTAGCAATTAACTCAATTATTTGTGTCGGCACTGTTGCTGTGTGTACGTGAAGTACCGGTGTGTAGCCAGGGCCTATTGCCGTTGGGTGCCATAGAACAGCTAGTCTCGCCACAATCTCCTCAGCAACCGTTGGTGGGTTAGCTAGGTGACCCATTACGTCGCCCCTCTTCACATCATCCTTCTCAATGCCCCTAACGTTAATACCAACGTTGTCTCCCGGCTGAGCTTGCTCAAGCTTCATGTGGTGAGTCTCAATACTCCTAACATCGCCAACCTTGGCAGGTGGCATTACAACAATCCTATCGCCAACCTTCAGCACGCCAGTCTCAATCCTACCAACAACTACCGTACCAGCTCCAGTTATTGTGTATACGTCCTGTATTGGTAACCTGAATGGCTTATCAGTAGGCCTTGGTGGCGGTTGTAACGCATCCAGTGCCTCTATTAGGGTTGGTCCGTTGTACCAAGGCATGTTACTACTCTTCTCCTTTATATTATCACCCCTCAATGCACTGACTGGTATGAAGGGAACCTTTGAGGGATCGTAGCCTAGCAACTTCATGAACTTACCAATCTCGGCCTTGATCTGCTCATACCTCTTCTGGTCATAATTAACAACATCCATCTTGTTAACAGCCACAATTACCTGCCTAATACCCAACGTAGCGGCTAGGAATAGGTGCTCCCTGGTCTGGCCCTGTGGGCCAATACCTGTCTCGAACTCACCAGGTCTTGCTGATACAACGAGCATGGCAGCATCCGCCTGGCTTGCACCAACTATCATGTTCTTGACGAAGTCCCTGTGGCCTGGCAGGTCTATGATTGTTATGAAGTACTTGGGCGTCTCGAAACCTACGTGCATCGCCTCAATCGTGACACCCCTCTCCCTCTCCTCCCTAAGTCTATCGGTTACCCAGGCATAGACGAAGTCCTCCTTACCCATCTTCTTGGCTTGCTCCTCAAGCTCCTTGAATCCCTTCTCATCAACATAGCCAGTGGCTACCAGCAGGTGGCCTACCAGTGTTGATTTGCCGTGGTCCACATGCCCTATAACCGCTAGGTTAAGGTGTGGCTTCTGTAAAGCCGACTCCTTAGGCTTCAGTATTAGGCTCATACCTATCAAGACGGAGCTGTGAAATAAAAATTAATAAGTTTTTGGGTTTCGATCACCGACATGGACAAGGTCATCACGAGAGTCTCTGCCTTAGTTTTTCCACACTGTCTTGGACTATCCTCTGGGCCACTGGGTCTAATACCCTGGCCCCCATTGACCCTATTAAACCGCCTATGCTCCCGTCGAAGTACCAATTAACCTTTGTCTTACCTGGACTTGGCTCCTCAAGCCTAAAGCCGATCTCGAAGTCCATAGTACTCTGCATGCCAGTTCCCCTACCAATGACTTTGGCGCTCTCCGGCGGCCTCTTCTCGGCGAATTTGGCGGTTATATTTATCGTGCCCTTAATGGCCCCAACACCCATGCTAGCCTTAACCTTGAAATTGTCCGGGTCAATAACGTCAACGGACTCGACACCAGGTATTATCGAGGCTATGTTCCTCGGGTCAATGAGAAAGTTATAGACCA
This is a stretch of genomic DNA from Vulcanisaeta moutnovskia 768-28. It encodes these proteins:
- the tuf gene encoding translation elongation factor EF-1 subunit alpha gives rise to the protein MSLILKPKESALQKPHLNLAVIGHVDHGKSTLVGHLLVATGYVDEKGFKELEEQAKKMGKEDFVYAWVTDRLREERERGVTIEAMHVGFETPKYFITIIDLPGHRDFVKNMIVGASQADAAMLVVSARPGEFETGIGPQGQTREHLFLAATLGIRQVIVAVNKMDVVNYDQKRYEQIKAEIGKFMKLLGYDPSKVPFIPVSALRGDNIKEKSSNMPWYNGPTLIEALDALQPPPRPTDKPFRLPIQDVYTITGAGTVVVGRIETGVLKVGDRIVVMPPAKVGDVRSIETHHMKLEQAQPGDNVGINVRGIEKDDVKRGDVMGHLANPPTVAEEIVARLAVLWHPTAIGPGYTPVLHVHTATVPTQIIELIAKLDPRTGQTVEQKPQFIKQGDVAIVRLKPLKDVVVEKFSDFPGLGRFALRDMGRTIAAGQIIEIKPKKIEIKV
- the rpsJ gene encoding 30S ribosomal protein S10; this encodes MPRKARIRIWGTDSKQVDDLASEIVGIAKKLGVKVSGPIPLPRKRLLVTVRRAPSGQGYHTFDHWEMRIYKRLIDMDADERAIRQLMRMRVPENIKIEIELVD
- a CDS encoding CoxG family protein codes for the protein MARVHYDGSFEVDKPRDVVYNFLIDPRNIASIIPGVESVDVIDPDNFKVKASMGVGAIKGTINITAKFAEKRPPESAKVIGRGTGMQSTMDFEIGFRLEEPSPGKTKVNWYFDGSIGGLIGSMGARVLDPVAQRIVQDSVEKLRQRLS